ATTCTTTACCTGTATCACTAATGAAGTGCTACTAGGAAAAGTATTGAAGCGATTCTGTAATTTTTGCACTCATTGTACCATGTTAAATAGGTCTCTGTAGTACAATCCTTTTGTAACTGATGCCATGAATGTTCATAATTGTCTGTGTAAATAATGTCTTTTTAGCCATTCTACTTTGAAGGACTTCTactattttcaattaaaaaaaaagaaaagactaagTACTATGTTTCACtacttcaggttctgcttctTACAAGTTTTGCTGCCTGAAAACTTCACATTAACCAAAAGGAGAAGTCTTCTGTAGTATTGCCTTAGCAGATTACAAACAACAAATAGCACATTTCcctaactggaaaaaaacagctaaagTTCTAAATTGACATAAATAAGAGTAACGTTGTTATAGTAGTATCAAATATAGAAGTTTCATCTGTGCTTTTGAAGCTGTACAACCAGGCCTAAGTACCTAAAAAGCATTGTTATACAGAACAACTCAACAGAAATTAAGGCCTGCAGTGTATGCATATTTCCAGGGAAAGCATTTGTACAGATGGGAGTCCACTAGTGAGATGACAACCCAGCTCTACATGTATCAATACCCTATGGCCAAAGTCACCTCACTTTTATGATATAtcaattttattcttatttcaatgatattttgaataaaaacacTTAACATTTCTGCCATACTGTTGTTTGAACACTGTGCTTGCTTTAGAAGACAACAAAAGAAGAGCTTTAATACAGCTTTATTTAAACTGCAAAGTAAGTACTTATATCTACTATTCTTAAAAGTAAGTATTTTTACTGAAGGAATTTACATTCATCTGTAACACAATTCAGGAGGTTTGGGTTTCCACAGATTGaacttagtatttttttcaaaatgtagcttttgaaaatcttaaCCCAAAATTCCTTTTGAAATTCCACTACTgctcagaaattaattttcttttgaagctgATGAGAATAATTATATCTTTGACTCGAAGAATTAAATTACTAAAAGCCATTAGGCAAACTAACACATAACAATATGTACAAATAAGACACGATCATGATAATTCATTataatttgctccctttccaTAAGTGTGGGCTGTATTTTCAACACTTCTGCTAAGTTAAACTGGCCACTGATTTGAATTGGGTTATCATTTTAGCTTTAACATAGCGTAATTcaatacagattattttttctacaaatgGTTAAGTTTCTTCCATAAGTCGATCATACTATTCACATAATTgtcatacataaataaatatttacacacCCATGCTGCATGAGAACACTTGCTATACTTGAGGGATAGCACCAGTCAAGATAGAAGTTCTGAAGTTCTTCACAGCAACCAGTCTAGAAAGGTTCAGTCAGAGTCATCGCTGCTAAAATAGGAGCTGTCACAGTATTCTGCTGTATAAAGGAATTTATGAATAGTTGGATTCATTTTAGGTATCCAGTGTCTTGGCACTAGAAATGTTGAAAGATTGAACAAATCCACGAACACCTTGTATCTGTCACTGAAAAAGATAATTGAAACAATTAATATTGCTGTGTTGGCATAGGAGGCCATAATTTCCAAAACCTCAGGAATTGTTCCCTCTCATTTATTGACGGACGATTTCTGCACTAACCATCCTTCTCcttaatatttcagaataaaagtcCTGTACTATTTCTAGGGCATAGCagattaaattatatttaaagggAAATATCCACATCTTTCTCCTAAAATTGCAGACTACAGGTGCTCTAACCTCCAAATCTCCACTCTTGTAGTAGGTATAAAGGGGAATGTATCTGTGAAGAATGTTAacctgaatttcagaaaaagtgagaaggattgttgaaaagaaaatgaacccTGAATTTTAAGCCATCTTCACTGAATTCAATATAACCTGCCTGCTTTCTTTCCCCCACTGTATTATAATATTTTAGATAAGAATCATTGCTCACAGCTATAGATGCCAGTCACTGGCTGCGTGctatttctatttgaaaacaATCCTAAAAGAAGGTCTTCTTAGAAGATATTTCAAGTGTTCTTTTGCTCTTTGACAAAATGTGGTTTGGGACATAGTGAGGATACATTTGAGCCTAAAAAGCTCAAACCAAACTAGCTGAATTCTCAAATTTTGTGTAAGAATTCTGCACTCAGGCCCAAACCATCCACTAAAAGAggaattttaaattttctcGCTGCTTCATCCAACAGAAGGAAacatgtttctgattttttgcCTGCACAGCTAGAGGGTATTAATTAATATCAGCTTTCAGAATATATTAAACCCTAAATTTCAGTACCTTAGTTTATAAGAATTTATATACTTAGAGTCATTCTAAGGAATAAAGCAAATGTCATTAGCTGCACAGCAGACGGGACTCATTTCCAACCTGTATCACCTAATTAACTTGGGCTGGATAGCGCACGAGCTAAACGATGCagaattaatattatttctattacGGTAATGCCTAGATCCCTTGCTTGAGACTTATAAATGGCATTTTGCATGAGTGATCAAAGCCCTTTGCCCCAAAAGGTTTTGAATTTACGTATGTCAACCTGATAAGTAAATGTACAAcaggcagaaagagaaggaaatgacaGAGCCccagaagagaaacaacagTCCCCTAACCTCTAGTGAGCTGTCTGAAATCTGTCTCCTGGCAGTATAATGCCTACAAACTGTGTTATTGTAAGTAACGGGGGAAATACATTATTCTTACCTCACTGTTGAGCGCAAATAGTGGTAGCCTGATGAGCCTCCTGTGCCAGCCTTGCTGCCAATCATTCTGTGCACCATGCAGACATGGTTATCTAAGTCACACAAACCAAGGGCATGGCAAATAGCCAGTGTTAAGATTGAAAAAAAAGGTCACATCAAGGTGAATCATTGAAATATTAAAGATCACAGAGAGATGTGCTACTAGGTTTTAAGCAATGCAGGGGTAAATTATGCCACTCTTTAGTCAACTAATATAAAATGATTgttaatacaaaattaaaacactatTATACATCATTGTGCTCTGCTGGTGCAGAATTAATACATTCAATTATAGTTGTCTAAgtagagaaagaacagaaggaatGTTTGCATGTGAAGAGTTGTCATGATGAGGGTTTGGAAGgcattggaaaataaattgctgcACCTTAAATAAAATTGCTCACCTAATTTAAAGCATGTAATAGAATTGATAGCTCTACCTATGTGTCTAACGACCACAGAGGAAGCTGTTCATCTTTCCTCTtggccaaaataaaatatatatatatatatatatattcttaaagGAAGAACTCAGAAGTTTGGTTCTAAAACTCTGGGTATAACTAGTCTAAGAAAGTATGAAATAGAACAATTTACTTGCATCTAAAAGAATATCAGAGTAAAAAAAATTGCAACTTACATCTCCATTTGGTCATGAGCACATCAATATCCATAAGAGAGGTAAGAAGCTGAAAGGGAACCTGAAAACGAGGCTCCTCtcttggaaaatgaaagaggCGACAGTAAGATCTCTTAtaatgtgctttatttttcaaaataccacTTCAGCAATGCAAAACAGCAATGCAAAATATACACTCAAtgtatatttttcctaaatcaGTATTGAAATACCAGTAGATATTCTAACAAATACTTCTTACATGTAAGTCTTAATCTGTCCTCTTTTTCCTTGattggaaaaataatctaaaactTTCTAGGTCACTTTGTATAACAGGGCATTTGCCAGTTTGGGCCTGAGGAGAAACACCTGCTGAGACAGTGGAACCTCCATCCTTGAGGGTATTCAAAACACAACAGGATGCAGTCCTGTGCAGCCTGATCTGACTTTCAGGTTGGATCTACTATATAGCCCTGGGTTTTGGTGTAGGATTGGACCAGAGGACTTTCcaaggtccattccaacctaaatgagcctatgctgttttctttaaccTTCACCTCTCCTGTTACCAGTAAGCACTGAAGACAAATCTTCTAGCATTACCTGTAGAAGTAGATCATCAGGGCACCCTTCAGTGCTTTATAAGACAATCTTCTTTCTCCTGTAAAATACAACCATCTTTAGTTTGTTGCTGATTCTTGATGTAATTATTCTATATGTATTGTATACAAAAAATATCAACCCAAAgcatatatgaatatatgaacATACCTTTACTAAGCAGGTGTTCATGCCGTTTTTCATCAAATAATGAAAGTAAtacatctttctgtttttggaATTCAGATAAGaagtcttctttttcttctgattctgGTTTGGCCTTTgatatttaaagcaaatggaGTTTTTAGAATTCAGTAGGGAAAATTAGGCCCTTAGAGAGCCTTAATgtaacttctgtttttactATAAACACCCTTCAAATTTACACTTTAAATGTATGAAGTGTATTTTCCAAAGAGGATAGACAAGTCACTGAGTCACTgtcctttaaaaacacaattgCCACAAAATGTGCAATTAATAAGCTGTCAGAATAGTTCAGATGAATGAATGTGCAAACAAACTGGcagtttatcatttttctttaggtCTAGAGGCCTTGGAACAACTAATATTAATTTGTTTGAGACCTAATTATTttagttcttcattttcaaggcaaaaagaaaacacctttgCACAGCTATGGGTTAGAAAATTGTATATAGAAAGGCTGGGTAAATTAGAAAGGTGTAAACATATTCCCAAGAACTTAATGAGTTCTTATGTTATggtgttttttcattaaaaatgtacttatacctactttacagtattttggtattttctcaTGCTTATTTGCCAGTGTAACTCAAATGATCACATAGCAGCAAAGTGCCATAtactgttaaataaaaatagccaCTTTATAGTGACACTCTATACTCACAGGTCATGGACCCAAACTTTGTGGAGTTTTACTCTGAACTGCAAATACAAGCACTCAAGGTGACATAGTTTAAGTAAAATGGATTTCAGACCTTCCATTGatactttcccttttcttttgcaatCATTTCATGTATTAGATACTTTAAGAGTTCTTAGATGTCAAATTATAAATGTATTCAGATATCCAGGAAAAGTTtgtaattttcctgtttcttgcAAACACAGGCTGCTGAAGATTAAGTAAAATGAGTGAAAAACCATGACTGGGCCAAAATGCCAGTCAAAAATATGTGATTTTCCAGCTGTCTTTTGTTATAGTGGGATCAATAGAACACTACtaacctgcactatggcaaaTTCCTCTTCTAAACCTTTTAAAACATTCACTTCAAATTGTCCCCAGAAATCAAATCCTTCTGCCTCAAGTCCTGGAGTTCTTTCCAGCCATgcctttaataataataataatgtgttcAAGTATTAATAATGCAAATACATTACCCTAAAATTACAACATAAACCAGAACAACTGTAGCAGGATAATATAATAACCCATGTATAGGTGCTAATCACTGGAATAAGCATGTCTACATGGAAGATTTATACCTGTATAATGATGCCATGCAAACACACCCACAGGTTTCAAATTAAAAGATTACTGTTGGAAGACAAAAGCTGTCTTGTTAAAATCAATTCCTTTGTAGACACAGGAATGCAGTCTTATTCCACATATTTATGATAAACATAAAGATAAATCTCAGAAGGAAGATGTAGAACCATCTGCTAGTACAACCATCTTTTATCAGGTCAGGCTGAACGCTGATCACACCATCTGCCATTAGCTTACACCAAAATATGCAATAATACAAGACAAATTTATGTAGCATTAGAAAAGCCTCCtctctgatttccttttaataatgtttaataACATAGTAGAAAAAAAGACGGGGAATCTTTATGGCCAAACTACCTTTAGAGATAATTTAATTTAGCTACTCCTTATCTAATAGCACGAAGTCTTAATGAAGAAAAGTTACATGAGTTTCTTATATATTCAGGTGTCAATAGATGAATGGAATGATTCCATATAACGCCATATCATTCCAATAAGAGAATAATTTTGTCACATAGAGGCAGATGTTTTTATTGAGGTTTATATTGCATTATTCTTTAGCAAGTTAAGTTTGtgtatgaaaaggaaaagggggttAAAGAAAACACCATGTTTGAGTGATTCATAACTTAGAGACAACACCATTAAATCAAGGTAAGTGAGAAAGAAACACTTGTTAAaacatcttttctcctttccatttcGGGTTGgcatttttcatgttctgttttttagCCTCTTTACTACACCTCACTAACagtgaaagtatttttaaagttttcttttgaaaagggTTTGTGGTCATGAAAAACTCAAACAAACCAGTAGATTTACAGTCTTGGACAACTCAAATTTCTGCAATGCCATTTACTAGTTTAGCAGTTTTTTCAGGCAGAAGCTGTGAAAAATCAGTTGGCTTACCAACTCTTTTTCATACCAACTCCTTCATACTAAATTTGATAAGCATACAAAATGTGATTCATTGGGAAGCTGCCAGCATGTTTGCTTCTATCCAGGGAGAAGAATTTGTCGCTGATACCAATGAAGGACATTCAGGGGAAAACATTAAAGCAAGTTCTCAGACAGACTTTGTTACCTCCACAAGTTGCAGAAGTGTTGGTTCTTGCTCTGATTTAAGCAGTAGTTCATAATCCTGTCCCTTGAAGTTATCACGATAATGCCTTCTGTTATA
This genomic window from Aythya fuligula isolate bAytFul2 chromosome 4, bAytFul2.pri, whole genome shotgun sequence contains:
- the TDO2 gene encoding tryptophan 2,3-dioxygenase — protein: MSGCPFAGSKNLFNFSKLSLEEEKDDKSQEGMNKASKGGLIYGDYLQLNKILNAQELQSEKKGNKIHDEHLFIVTHQAYELWFKQILWELDSVRVIFQNGHVRDERNMLKVITRMNRISMILKLLVEQFSVLETMTALDFFDFRDYLSPASGFQSLQFRLLENKIGVPQSLRVPYNRRHYRDNFKGQDYELLLKSEQEPTLLQLVEAWLERTPGLEAEGFDFWGQFEVNVLKGLEEEFAIVQAKPESEEKEDFLSEFQKQKDVLLSLFDEKRHEHLLSKGERRLSYKALKGALMIYFYREEPRFQVPFQLLTSLMDIDVLMTKWRYNHVCMVHRMIGSKAGTGGSSGYHYLRSTVSDRYKVFVDLFNLSTFLVPRHWIPKMNPTIHKFLYTAEYCDSSYFSSDDSD